In one window of Ruminococcus albus AD2013 DNA:
- a CDS encoding zinc ribbon domain-containing protein codes for MALIKCPNCFNDVSNKATKCPRCGFAMQSISESDTILCEECNLAIPNGSEICPHCGCPAPNTNKPQKVEVVSVNVSKSHKKTIIIAVITAIIICGGVLTANIIHDKQEQIKVEQQEKEEKEKIAQAEETYQSDLESAVFLMLSGAADAESAGGLIHDVWSDTIYEERNTDTLKYTMKNGKFNDDFNDSLSSLFSDTSFKNKISNIESNQDSVKELMKKLTNPPDKYADAYDALKNYYDSYLELTELVTNPKGSLTSYTSSFNEADSSVLKYYQAMDMYLG; via the coding sequence ATGGCTCTAATTAAATGTCCAAATTGCTTTAATGATGTTAGTAACAAGGCAACAAAATGTCCTAGATGTGGTTTTGCTATGCAATCAATAAGTGAATCTGATACTATACTTTGCGAAGAATGTAATTTGGCAATTCCAAATGGATCTGAAATATGTCCTCACTGTGGCTGTCCAGCTCCAAATACCAATAAACCCCAAAAAGTTGAAGTAGTTTCTGTAAATGTTTCAAAATCTCACAAAAAAACAATCATCATAGCTGTAATTACTGCAATAATTATCTGCGGAGGTGTACTTACAGCGAATATTATTCATGACAAACAAGAACAGATAAAAGTGGAGCAACAAGAGAAAGAGGAAAAAGAAAAGATTGCTCAAGCAGAAGAAACTTATCAGTCTGATTTAGAGTCTGCTGTATTTTTAATGCTCTCTGGTGCAGCTGATGCTGAATCTGCTGGAGGACTAATTCACGATGTTTGGTCAGATACCATCTATGAAGAAAGAAATACCGACACATTAAAATATACGATGAAAAATGGTAAATTTAATGACGACTTTAATGATTCTCTTTCATCTCTATTTAGTGATACTTCATTTAAGAACAAAATCTCAAATATTGAATCTAATCAAGATAGTGTAAAAGAATTGATGAAAAAACTAACTAATCCACCCGACAAATATGCAGACGCATATGATGCACTAAAAAATTACTATGATTCCTATCTTGAGTTAACAGAACTAGTTACTAACCCTAAAGGTAGTTTAACAAGCTATACTAGTTCATTTAATGAAGCAGACAGTAGTGTATTAAAGTATTATCAAGCTATGGATATGTATTTAGGTTAA
- a CDS encoding 3'-5' exonuclease — MYGDSSTSTPYINALVSFLGDAINEKTIICAHNATFDLSFLCESLMRMGYNGRIQFVDTISLSRQLISGLPNYKQDTVASHYNIINSQSHRAVSDAEVCGRILNELIKLKKTEIQQRISAFEASKPNEEEKEICAAIQKIIIDKGGNIDYLGYYKNSSNHVDVIYLYKILRFRITKKGRQRDSR, encoded by the coding sequence ATGTATGGTGACAGTTCGACTTCGACACCTTACATTAATGCTCTTGTTTCTTTCTTGGGAGATGCCATTAACGAAAAAACCATAATATGTGCTCATAATGCAACTTTTGATTTGTCTTTTCTATGTGAATCACTGATGCGAATGGGATATAATGGCAGAATTCAGTTTGTTGATACGATATCTCTTTCAAGACAACTCATAAGCGGTTTACCAAATTATAAGCAGGACACCGTAGCTTCGCATTATAATATTATCAATTCTCAATCACACAGAGCTGTTTCTGATGCTGAAGTTTGCGGCAGAATACTTAACGAGTTAATTAAACTGAAAAAAACAGAAATACAGCAGCGCATTAGCGCATTTGAAGCCAGCAAACCGAATGAAGAAGAAAAAGAAATATGTGCAGCTATTCAAAAGATAATAATCGATAAAGGCGGAAACATTGATTATCTCGGCTATTATAAAAATAGTTCTAATCACGTAGATGTGATATATTTATATAAAATTCTGAGATTTAGAATAACCAAAAAAGGAAGACAAAGGGATTCAAGATAG
- a CDS encoding ISAs1 family transposase produces the protein MNNGITEYFEDIELYEEYDGYFCSIPDIITIAILGSICGLRNIHQIHQWATNDRVSEFLKEKFGIDHVPCYYWILSLLKYVKPESLNRCFADWVYSFMPEKSKSMTISLDGKTVCSTLKMSKIESPLHIISAQVCELGLTLAQRSTDDKSNEIPAVQELLKELKIKGNIVVADALNCQKETAEIIVKQKADYLLCVKDNHPNLKKDIEDYVQDSSLRDTMQTVSRTEKNRGRVETRTAYVTTDINWLEQKKEWKNLKCIGAIHTEFATKKGTSSEWHYYLSSREMTAEQLLHHARMEWSVESMHWLLDVHFEEDWCRVENKDVQQCLNMFRKAAINLIKNFKNRNNSKAAISKLMFECLMEPLMISRVIFEN, from the coding sequence ATGAATAATGGAATAACCGAGTATTTTGAAGATATTGAATTATATGAGGAATATGACGGCTATTTTTGCAGTATCCCCGATATCATTACAATAGCAATTCTTGGAAGTATCTGTGGACTTAGAAACATTCATCAGATTCATCAATGGGCGACAAATGACAGAGTAAGCGAATTCTTAAAGGAGAAATTCGGAATCGATCATGTCCCTTGCTATTATTGGATATTGAGCCTGCTGAAATATGTCAAGCCCGAATCGCTCAACCGCTGTTTTGCGGATTGGGTCTATTCATTTATGCCCGAAAAGTCCAAAAGTATGACGATCTCTCTTGACGGGAAAACTGTTTGTTCGACACTTAAAATGAGTAAGATCGAAAGTCCTCTGCACATCATCAGCGCACAGGTATGCGAACTTGGATTGACCCTGGCACAACGCAGCACGGACGATAAAAGCAACGAGATACCTGCGGTGCAGGAGCTTCTGAAAGAACTGAAAATAAAGGGTAATATAGTTGTTGCGGATGCACTGAACTGTCAGAAAGAAACTGCTGAGATTATCGTAAAACAAAAGGCAGATTATCTGCTTTGCGTTAAGGATAATCACCCAAATTTGAAGAAAGATATCGAGGATTATGTGCAGGACAGTTCTCTCAGAGACACTATGCAAACAGTTTCAAGAACGGAGAAAAACCGTGGCAGAGTTGAAACAAGGACAGCGTATGTAACAACAGATATCAACTGGCTGGAACAGAAAAAAGAGTGGAAAAATCTGAAGTGCATAGGAGCCATTCATACTGAATTTGCAACGAAAAAAGGCACTTCGAGCGAATGGCACTATTACCTTTCAAGCCGCGAAATGACAGCGGAACAGCTCCTTCATCATGCAAGAATGGAATGGTCAGTTGAGTCAATGCACTGGCTGCTTGATGTTCATTTTGAAGAAGATTGGTGCAGAGTCGAAAACAAAGACGTTCAGCAATGCCTGAATATGTTCAGAAAAGCTGCGATAAATTTAATCAAGAACTTTAAAAATCGGAACAATTCTAAAGCCGCCATATCCAAACTTATGTTTGAATGTCTTATGGAGCCGCTGATGATTTCGAGGGTGATTTTTGAAAATTGA
- a CDS encoding helix-turn-helix transcriptional regulator — protein sequence MAVNEPKKLAIIYILKVLESCSSPEKRYSQQQIIDLVYDEYGMKLDRKTIRHNLSMLIEAGFPLKYEEYHRTNKDGQQENILTNWYYDHERKWDESELKVMIDSLLFSNYLPPKQCHELVKKIAELGDEGSQKHLANSFGTVQQRPVNKSLFYNISVLSEAVAARKKVTFHYCDYDTDLKLHPRSDSEGSPKLYTISPYKLLSMNGRYYMLGKNDTHDDISTFRIDRIKDIEMTRINAVSVRVIKGLENGIDLAEFTAEHPNMWGGDVCTCTFICPRYIMDDIVDWFGSRANIRQLENDMLEIRVRISEGAMKHWAIQYADCVEVKSPKRVREDIAVTLREAADRYK from the coding sequence ATGGCAGTTAATGAGCCCAAGAAACTTGCGATAATATACATACTGAAAGTCCTTGAAAGCTGCAGCAGTCCTGAAAAAAGGTATTCACAGCAGCAGATAATTGATCTGGTATACGATGAATACGGTATGAAGCTTGACCGCAAGACCATACGACATAATCTATCCATGCTTATCGAAGCAGGTTTTCCGCTGAAATACGAGGAATATCACCGTACAAATAAGGACGGCCAGCAAGAAAATATACTGACCAACTGGTACTACGATCACGAACGTAAGTGGGACGAAAGTGAGCTGAAGGTCATGATCGACAGTTTGCTTTTTTCAAACTATCTTCCTCCGAAACAGTGTCATGAGCTGGTGAAAAAGATTGCTGAGCTTGGAGATGAGGGATCTCAAAAACATCTGGCTAATTCTTTTGGTACTGTGCAGCAGCGTCCTGTGAATAAGTCGCTGTTCTACAATATCTCCGTTCTCAGTGAAGCGGTAGCTGCCAGGAAAAAGGTGACATTCCACTACTGCGACTACGACACAGATCTGAAGCTGCATCCCCGTTCTGACAGTGAAGGCAGTCCTAAGCTTTACACCATAAGCCCGTACAAGCTGCTTTCAATGAATGGGAGATACTATATGCTTGGTAAGAACGATACCCATGATGACATCAGTACATTCCGTATCGACAGGATAAAAGATATAGAGATGACCAGGATTAATGCTGTATCTGTGCGTGTGATCAAGGGACTTGAAAACGGTATCGATCTCGCAGAGTTCACCGCCGAACACCCGAATATGTGGGGCGGTGATGTATGCACCTGTACGTTCATCTGCCCGAGATATATTATGGATGATATAGTTGACTGGTTCGGCAGCAGGGCAAATATCCGTCAGCTCGAAAATGATATGCTGGAGATACGTGTGCGTATCAGCGAGGGTGCTATGAAGCACTGGGCGATACAGTATGCTGACTGTGTCGAGGTGAAATCTCCGAAGCGCGTGAGGGAAGATATTGCCGTAACTCTGAGAGAAGCGGCAGACAGGTACAAGTGA
- a CDS encoding leucine-rich repeat domain-containing protein, with translation MGFIINGDFLEKYTKEEGVTRAVIPEGVKDIRYHAFDDRDELTSIHIPNSLYPWEEGEINFALWNCDELVEITANEDNPNYVSVDGVLYSRDMTALIRCPNAIDTKRFVIPDTVIDILDDAFAGCYNIEEIVIPSSVKLICPGAFTECSSLKKVVFPNYMPFSINDDMFMFCTALEEITIPAGVTSLYTQVFNGCTSLKKITIGKDVDDFDDLSLSAPALEEFEVDLFNQHYTSSKGILYNNEKTILLRCPVEKSGDIIIPESVTQIGDEHSFGGFIGCRKVKTIYVPASMKRIRKDAFQYCSAKVTYEDKDSIEFFKAERF, from the coding sequence ATGGGTTTTATTATCAACGGAGATTTCCTCGAAAAGTACACCAAAGAAGAGGGCGTGACAAGGGCGGTCATTCCCGAGGGCGTTAAGGACATCAGGTATCATGCTTTCGATGATCGTGACGAACTTACTTCCATTCATATCCCCAACAGCCTCTACCCCTGGGAAGAAGGCGAGATAAATTTTGCTCTGTGGAACTGCGATGAGCTTGTTGAGATAACTGCAAACGAAGATAATCCCAACTATGTGAGCGTGGACGGCGTTCTGTACAGCAGGGACATGACCGCGCTGATACGCTGTCCGAACGCTATCGATACGAAACGATTCGTGATACCCGATACGGTGATCGATATACTGGATGACGCTTTCGCAGGGTGCTATAACATCGAGGAAATCGTCATTCCGTCTTCGGTAAAGCTGATCTGTCCCGGTGCCTTTACTGAGTGTTCTTCGTTAAAAAAGGTAGTGTTCCCGAACTATATGCCCTTTTCTATCAACGACGATATGTTCATGTTCTGTACAGCTCTGGAAGAGATAACCATTCCCGCAGGAGTGACTTCATTATATACGCAGGTTTTTAACGGCTGTACATCGCTGAAAAAGATCACCATTGGAAAAGATGTGGATGATTTCGACGATCTTTCATTAAGTGCGCCTGCTCTTGAAGAGTTTGAAGTTGACCTGTTCAACCAGCACTATACCAGCAGTAAAGGAATTCTTTATAATAATGAAAAGACTATCCTGCTGAGATGCCCCGTGGAAAAAAGCGGTGATATCATCATTCCCGAAAGCGTCACGCAGATAGGTGATGAGCATTCATTCGGTGGATTTATTGGCTGCCGCAAGGTGAAGACTATCTACGTGCCCGCAAGCATGAAGCGTATAAGAAAAGATGCTTTTCAGTATTGTTCAGCAAAAGTGACCTACGAAGACAAGGATTCCATTGAGTTTTTTAAGGCGGAGAGGTTTTGA
- a CDS encoding YqiA/YcfP family alpha/beta fold hydrolase has product MRILNIHGYNGSPENSAYKALAKLGHEIISPAFDYENESPDDIMGRLRSIAEEKSPDIIVGTSLGGFYAAALSVKSDIPVILVNPFLMAFLAFPEYTKYMIGLFGEFSKLKSEKVSCIIGSQDEVLGDHEFTKDLLDNPRFRIIEGGKHSGATLPLEEYFGEVIK; this is encoded by the coding sequence ATGCGTATACTTAATATCCACGGCTACAACGGAAGCCCCGAGAACAGCGCTTATAAGGCGCTTGCAAAACTTGGTCACGAGATCATCTCACCCGCTTTTGACTATGAAAACGAGTCGCCCGACGATATCATGGGCAGGCTTCGCAGTATTGCTGAGGAAAAGTCTCCCGATATCATTGTCGGCACAAGTCTGGGAGGTTTTTATGCGGCGGCGCTGTCCGTGAAAAGTGATATCCCCGTGATACTGGTGAACCCGTTCCTCATGGCTTTTCTGGCTTTTCCCGAGTATACAAAATACATGATAGGACTGTTCGGTGAGTTTTCAAAGCTCAAAAGCGAAAAAGTCAGCTGTATCATAGGTTCGCAGGATGAAGTGCTGGGAGATCACGAATTTACAAAAGATCTTCTGGATAATCCCCGTTTTCGCATCATCGAGGGCGGCAAACATTCGGGAGCGACTCTTCCACTTGAGGAATATTTCGGAGAGGTGATCAAATAA
- a CDS encoding alpha/beta fold hydrolase yields the protein MPYLTISGKKIYYEEYGIGQAPTLIYLHGGPGESCLTYTYQAKKLGETFHVISFDQYGVFRSDAVGDEPLSVNDLVQMTEQMRVALGIDSWIPLGHSFGGMLALIYAHTYPDSIDAVIYDCPMWSALHTARAIAEATLPCFERDGVSDQTALCKEILDSALSSREAFKKAMSIDMNEAVQQYCHVIENSRYNDYVNTHIPDPMVTEDCWGKFVDFRKKLFDSEDFYVDYLPYLADIVKPQLLIVGEYDMTCGRYEQKLFADNAPDGSTEILFDCAHLTWFEQPEKYTDIIVKMFSNNE from the coding sequence ATGCCTTACTTAACAATTTCCGGCAAGAAGATCTATTACGAAGAATACGGCATTGGTCAGGCACCTACGCTCATTTATTTACACGGCGGTCCGGGAGAGAGTTGCCTTACATATACCTATCAGGCTAAAAAGCTCGGTGAGACTTTTCATGTCATCAGCTTTGATCAGTATGGCGTATTCCGTTCCGATGCAGTTGGCGATGAGCCGCTTAGCGTGAACGACCTTGTTCAGATGACCGAGCAAATGAGGGTGGCTCTTGGAATAGACAGTTGGATACCGCTCGGACATTCCTTTGGCGGAATGCTTGCACTCATCTATGCTCACACTTACCCCGACAGTATTGATGCTGTTATATACGATTGCCCGATGTGGAGTGCTTTGCATACAGCAAGAGCCATAGCAGAAGCGACCTTGCCATGCTTTGAGCGAGACGGCGTTTCCGACCAGACAGCACTTTGCAAAGAAATACTTGATAGTGCGCTTTCTTCAAGAGAAGCCTTTAAAAAGGCAATGTCAATAGATATGAATGAAGCCGTACAGCAGTATTGTCATGTAATAGAGAATAGCAGATATAACGACTATGTCAACACTCATATCCCCGACCCGATGGTAACAGAGGATTGCTGGGGTAAATTTGTCGATTTCAGGAAGAAGCTTTTTGACTCGGAGGACTTCTATGTTGACTACCTTCCGTATCTTGCAGATATTGTAAAACCGCAGCTATTGATAGTTGGCGAGTATGACATGACCTGCGGGAGATATGAACAAAAATTGTTCGCAGACAATGCACCGGACGGCAGCACCGAGATCCTTTTTGACTGCGCACATCTGACTTGGTTTGAACAACCGGAAAAATATACGGATATAATTGTAAAAATGTTTTCCAATAATGAATAA